The genomic stretch TGCCTTTCTTCTTGTGACTGTGAAGTTCTCTTTATTCTTTCCAGTTCTTCGATTAGATTTTGAACATAACTAACAGATAATGCCATACTAACAGCTGAATTAACCATAGAGTAGTTTCTATTCTCTTCAACTAAAGGTGAATTTAGCATCATATCTATGAATCTATACATTATTTCTTTTCCTTTAGGAACATCCTCCTTTGTTACAGGTATAGGCATAGGTAAGTAATGTATGTAATATGTATCTATCAAAAAATTTTCATCTAATTGTAAATCTCTACCACTAAGTTTTTTCAATGTATAACTTATTCTTTCACCACGATAACGAACTAAAGGATCTTCATAATCAATGCCTCTTAAAAAACCTTCTTCTTCACTCATGTATAAATCCCCAGCTTTCTAGCTACTTTTTCTAATAATACATCAATTTCTTTAACAACTTCTTTTGAAAACTCTTCCACTTTTTCATCTCCACTCTCCTTTCCTAAAGCCATCACTCTGTCCCTAGTAGCCCTTAAACTTCTAATTAGCTCAATTAATCTAGGATCAGACTCATTAGCTGCATCTACATATTTACTCGCTTCTTTTATATTTGAGTAGATCTCATTCAGCTCTTTCATATACTTAATAGGAGTCTTTAGCTCTTCTGATAATAGTGCAGAGACTTTCTCAAAGTCATCTATTTCTTTTGGGGCTATATACTTTAGTACTATTAAATCCTCTTCAATAGCTTTTAATCTTCCATTAAGTATAGCATGAGCAGACACTATTTTCAATACTTTACCTTTTCTTCTATCTGTTAGATGAATTCCTTTTTCTTCTAGCATTGCATATAGCTTTAATAGTTTACTTTTTACTGGGGATAAATCAACTTGGGGAATTAAACTATATAAATCATCCAATTGTTTTATATTCATAATTGGCTCTTTTACTACCCATTTATTGGAGAACTCATAATCCCATGCAGAATTTATCAAATCTTTCCATAGATCTTCACTAACGGGTCTAGCGTAATGTCTTAGTAAAAGTCTATCATATAAAGCATCTAATTCTGGCTCATCTGGAACTCTATTACTCGCTGATATTAGGGTTCGTAATGGTACTTTTATTACGTTATAACCATCGTATATTACTCTTTCGTTTAACAAGGACAATAAAGCATTTAATATAGCGGAATTAGCATTAAATATTTCATCTAAGAATGCTATCTCACTTTCTGGTAATCTATCTTTGGTAATTCTTTTATATATACCTTGTTTTAGTGCGTTTATATCTAAAGCTCCAAATAATTCAGCTGGTTCGGTATATTTAGTTAATAAATACATAAAGAACTTAGCATTTAGTAATTCAGCAGCTCTTCTTGCTAATGCAGACTTTGCTGTACCTGGTTCTCCAATTAAAATTACATGCTCTTTAGAGAGTAGGGCTAGTGTTATAACTTTAGCCTCTTCCTCCCTTCCTATGAATGGTGCTGAGAGTAATTCAACAAACTTTTTAGGATATTCTAATAATTGTTGATTACTACTCACATTTATTCCCAAAGATAATTATAGCTGTATAGCTTAAAAAGAAATCTTAACAATATTGGATGATTGGTTTAAAACATACAAAATAATATGGAACAAAAAATCAGCTTCTTTTAAACTTAATCTGGTTACTCGATACCTTATTCACGATATGACAAGAATTTTTATACTATGGCGGTAAGTATATTTTAACAAATCTCGTGAGTCGAGTCGAATGGGAGAAGAGAAAATAAATAATCTAAAACCAGGAATGGAAAACGTAAATGTAACTGTAAGAGTTTTAGAAGCAACAGAAGCGAAAGTTATACAAAC from Sulfolobus sp. S-194 encodes the following:
- a CDS encoding AAA family ATPase; translation: MGINVSSNQQLLEYPKKFVELLSAPFIGREEEAKVITLALLSKEHVILIGEPGTAKSALARRAAELLNAKFFMYLLTKYTEPAELFGALDINALKQGIYKRITKDRLPESEIAFLDEIFNANSAILNALLSLLNERVIYDGYNVIKVPLRTLISASNRVPDEPELDALYDRLLLRHYARPVSEDLWKDLINSAWDYEFSNKWVVKEPIMNIKQLDDLYSLIPQVDLSPVKSKLLKLYAMLEEKGIHLTDRRKGKVLKIVSAHAILNGRLKAIEEDLIVLKYIAPKEIDDFEKVSALLSEELKTPIKYMKELNEIYSNIKEASKYVDAANESDPRLIELIRSLRATRDRVMALGKESGDEKVEEFSKEVVKEIDVLLEKVARKLGIYT